Proteins encoded in a region of the Ziziphus jujuba cultivar Dongzao chromosome 3, ASM3175591v1 genome:
- the LOC107421922 gene encoding probable disease resistance protein At4g27220 translates to MEFVMTIGNWIATKIAEYTFEPIVRQAGHVVQYKSNIEDLKTQVKYLASLKVRVQHKVDESLRTNEKIEGDVEKWLENADTTIEKAKKFFEEERQSNQKCLHGFCPNLKPRHQLSRKSTKIKEDVVKLQAEGGKYTTQSISYRAPPQGTWNTSTTSAAFQSRTSIMDSIIKDLVKPDINIIGVYGLGGVGKTTLVKQVYDLVQQNHLFDEVAMATVSQNPDPKRIQGEIADVLGLKFEQETTAGRASNLKERTRNKKILIILDDIWNKLDLDEVGLEAVGGCKILATSRTREVLSETGTQNEFKLEVLDVQESWILFEKKAGNVVKDPAIRNIAVEVAKRCSGLPVLIISVASSLKSKNIYSWRVALKSLKKFDKQNEMQEKAYSILEWSYNQLRGDEAKSLLLLCAMLVVRNTVYLRDLLRYSFGLGVFENANTLDEARDRLYTLVDYLKDSCLLLDGDGGQDPKMHDLARDAALYIARKERQVLSVTHGNELKEWPNKEFLENCTMISLPYRSSIPASLPSKLQCPKLKLFIFVDIYGQSLEVPENFFQEMKELKVLDLTNFRNLLLPPSFVSLTNLQTLCLEGCIFEDDDDVLAKISELRGLQILSLAGSQVGKLCKEIGQLTCLRLLDLSYCIKLEIIPPNVLSNLSSLEELNMTYSFENWEAEGVTGERRINASVSELKHLSQLTTLNVSVKNADALPTSLFSDQLERFRISVGGVFPLWEIMDYENSNKLRLELTRSDQLDQSLKMLIKKSEDLYLDLVEGVSNCIPQLDSEGFPQLKRLNLQRHAGEMKHIIESINYTHSAFPKLESLLLFDVSSVESICYPQLGIGSFGKLGAICAHGCNGLKNLFPFSMVNCFSQLQKMELRQCNILEEVFVAEKGDKSFIRQDMDPTEFCQLKVLSLAHLPQFIGFSSIGGSEDEILNNSAPLFNWKFKFPKSLEVLEMEKLDRLTSIWPDHDQLAPPEFTSKLTKLSAADKQLNSCRNLRIIRVDRCQSLKYVFPASAARGLEQLAKLTVTNCRSIKEIIAKEEGDDGAEEIIKFVFPKLEKLCLRYLPQLGSFYPGMHTYKWPSLTWMEIIECEKVEILAADIQHSIINMIKPLLVLNLSFLLKRVHSPSWRAWE, encoded by the exons ATGGAGTTTGTTATGACTATTGGCAATTGGATCGCAACAAAAATTGCTGAGTATACATTTGAACCAATCGTACGCCAAGCGGGCCACGTAGTTCAATACAAAAGTAACATAGAAGATCTAAAAACTCAAGTTAAGTACTTAGCTTCTCTCAAAGTCAGAGTGCAACACAAAGTGGATGAATCTCTTAGAACAAATGAAAAAATCGAAGGAGATGTCGAAAAGTGGCTCGAAAATGCTGACACGACTATTGAAAAGGCAAAGAAATTCTTTGAAGAAGAACGCCAATCAAACCAGAAATGTCTCCACGGGTTCTGTCCAAATTTGAAGCCTCGTCATCAACTAAGCAggaaatcaacaaaaataaaggaagatGTTGTCAAGCTCCAGGCAGAGGGTGGAAAATACACCACCCAATCAATTTCATACCGTGCTCCCCCACAAGGGACATGGAACACATCTACCACATCTGCGGCATTTCAATCGAGGACATCAATTATGGATAGCATCATAAAAGATTTGGTGAAACCTGACATCAACATTATCGGAGTGTATGGATTGGGTGGTGTGGGGAAGACCACACTTGTCAAGCAGGTTTACGATCTTGTTCAACAAAACCACTTGTTTGATGAGGTTGCTATGGCAACCGTGTCGCAGAACCCAGACCCAAAAAGAATTCAAGGAGAAATTGCTGACGTGTTAGGTTTGAAGTTTGAACAAGAAACCACAGCTGGAAGAGCATCTAATTTGAAAGAAAGGACAAGAAACAAGAAGATTTTGATAATCTTAGATGATATTTGGAACAAACTTGATTTGGATGAAGTGGGACTTGAAGCTGTTGGGGGATGTAAAATCTTAGCAACCTCTAGAACTCGAGAAGTGTTATCGGAAACAGGTACGCAAAATGAATTTAAGCTTGAAGTTTTAGATGTGCAAGAAAGTTGGATTTTGTTTGAGAAGAAAGCAGGGAATGTTGTAAAAGATCCAGCTATAAGAAATATAGCTGTTGAAGTAGCCAAAAGATGTTCAGGATTGCCGGTTTTAATCATCTCGGTTGCAAGttctttaaaaagtaaaaatatatattcatggaGAGTTGCTTTGAAAAgcctaaaaaaatttgataagcaGAATGAAATGCAAGAAAAAGCATACTCAATTCTAGAGTGGAGTTACAACCAGCTACGTGGTGACGAGGCAAAGTCATTGCTCTTGCTATGTGCAATGCTTGTGGTACGAAATACTGTTTACCTCAGAGACCTGTTGAGATATAGTTTCGGTTTGGGTGTATTTGAAAATGCCAATACATTGGATGAAGCACGCGATAGGTTGTATACATTGGTTGATTACCTTAAAGATTCTTGTTTATTGCTTGATGGTGATGGTGGTCAAGATCCCAAAATGCATGATCTTGCTCGTGATGCTGCTCTTTACATTGCTAGGAAAGAGCGTCAGGTTTTATCAGTAACACATGGAAATGAGTTGAAAGAGTGGCCAAATAAGGAGTTTTTAGAGAATTGCACTATGATTTCTCTACCTTACCGCAGTTCTATCCCTGCTAGTCTTCCTTCAAAGTTGCAATGTCCAAAgctaaaattgtttatttttgtagatATTTATGGTCAGTCACTTGAAGTCCCAGAAAATTTCTTTCAAGAGATGAAGGAACTCAAAGTGCTGGATTTAACCAATTTTCGTAATCTTCTACTGCCTCCATCTTTTGTTTCCCTTACAAATCTTCAAACATTGTGTCTTGAAGGTTGCATctttgaagatgatgatgatgtcctAGCTAAAATCAGTGAGCTACGGGGTTTACAAATTCTTAGTTTGGCAGGCTCTCAAGTTGGAAAATTGTGCAAAGAAATAGGACAGTTGACTTGTCTACGATTGTTGGATTTGAGCTATTGCATAAAGCTTGAAATTATTCCACCGAATGTCTTATCGAATTTAAGCAGCCTAGAAGAGTTGAACATGACGTACAGCTTTGAAAATTGGGAAGCCGAAGGAGTTACAGGTGAAAGACGAATTAATGCCAGTGTTTCAGAGCTAAAGCACTTGTCTCAGTTGACCACATTGAACGTAAGTGTTAAGAATGCTGACGCTTTGCCAACAAGCTTATTCTCTGATCAGTTAGAAAGATTCAGAATAAGTGTTGGTGGCGTGTTTCCTTTGTGGGAGATTATGGACTATGAAAACTCAAACAAGCTAAGACTCGAACTCACAAGAAGCGATCAATTGGATCAAAGTCTTAAAATGCTTATAAAGAAATCTGAAGATTTGTACTTGGATCTGGTGGAAGGAGTTAGTAATTGTATTCCTCAACTAGACAGTGAGGGATTTCCTCAACTGAAACGTCTCAACCTCCAACGTCATGCTGGTGAAATGAAGCATATCATTGAATCAATCAATTATACTCATTCTGCCTTCCCCAAATTGGAGTCACTACTTTTATTTGATGTCTCCAGTGTGGAAAGTATATGTTATCCTCAGCTAGGAATCGGCTCTTTTGGGAAACTAGGGGCCATATGTGCTCACGGGTGCAATGGGTTGAAGAATCTTTTCCCATTTTCTATGGTCAATTGCTTCTCGCAGCTTCAAAAAATGGAATTGAGACAATGTAACATCTTAGAAGAGGTTTTTgttgcagaaaaaggagataagagTTTCATTCGTCAAGACATGGATCCCACTGAGTTCTGTCAATTGAAAGTTCTGAGTCTTGCCCATCTACCACAGTTTATTGGCTTCTCCTCTATAGGTGGCAGTGAAGATGAGATTCTTAATAATTCGGCACCACTTTTCAATTGGAAG TTTAAATTCCCTAAATCATTGGAGGTATTAGAAATGGAAAAGCTGGATAGGCTTACGAGCATATGGCCTGATCATGACCAGCTTGCCCCTCCAGAATTCACCTCCAAACTTACAAAATTATCAGCCGCCGACAAACAGTTGAATAGCTGTCGAAATCTGCGTATAATACGAGTCGATAGATGTCAGAGTCTCAAATATGTTTTTCCAGCCTCCGCCGCTAGAGGTCTTGAGCAGTTAGCGAAGCTGACTGTAACGAATTGCAGGTCCATCAAAGAAATCATCGCAAAAGAAGAAGGTGATGATGGTGCTGAAGAAATCATCAAGTTTGTGTTCCCAAAATTAGAGAAACTTTGCTTACGATATCTACCACAACTTGGGAGTTTCTATCCAGGAATGCATACTTACAAGTGGCCGTCATTGACTTGGATGGAGATTATTGAATGTGAGAAAGTGGAGATTTTAGCCGCCGACATTCAACATTCCATCATCAACATGATCAAACCACTGCTAGTCCTAAACCTCTCTTTCTTATTGAAAAG GGTTCATTCCCCAAGTTGGCGTGCTTGGGAGTGA